The following proteins are encoded in a genomic region of Nocardioides sp. cx-173:
- a CDS encoding histidine phosphatase family protein, with protein sequence MSTELWLVRHGPTEWSENGRHTSVTDLPLLPHGEELARGLAGPLGEQDFALVLTSPRQRARRTAELAGFAHAEVDEDLVEWAYGDYEGVTTAEIRESVPDWTVWTHPCPGGESAEQVGVRLDRVVARADGCEGRTLVFAHGHSLRALAARWLGLPVSDGRLFRLDTATVSVLGHERKSPVVLRWNS encoded by the coding sequence ATGTCGACCGAGCTGTGGCTGGTCCGGCACGGACCCACGGAGTGGAGCGAGAACGGCCGCCACACCTCGGTCACCGACCTGCCGCTGCTCCCGCACGGTGAGGAGCTCGCCCGTGGCCTCGCCGGCCCGCTCGGCGAGCAGGACTTCGCGCTCGTGCTCACCAGCCCGCGGCAACGAGCCCGCCGTACGGCGGAGCTGGCGGGGTTCGCGCACGCGGAGGTCGACGAGGACCTCGTCGAGTGGGCCTACGGCGACTATGAGGGCGTGACGACCGCGGAGATCCGCGAGTCGGTGCCCGACTGGACCGTGTGGACCCACCCGTGCCCGGGTGGCGAGAGCGCCGAGCAGGTGGGTGTGCGCCTGGACCGGGTCGTGGCGCGCGCCGACGGGTGCGAGGGGCGCACCCTGGTGTTCGCGCACGGGCACTCGCTGCGGGCGCTCGCCGCCCGGTGGCTCGGCCTGCCGGTCTCCGACGGGCGACTGTTCCGGCTGGACACCGCGACCGTGTCGGTCCTCGGCCACGAGCGGAAGAGCCCGGTCGTCCTGCGCTGGAACTCTTGA
- a CDS encoding PHP domain-containing protein, with product MRIDLHTHSVASDGTDTPAALVEAASAAGLDVVAITDHDTASGWVEAEEAARRTGIELVRGMEISTRHEGVGVHLLAYLPDPGHPALDEALSKILAGRNSRVPAMLERLRGLGIAIEASDVRRVAPGTAATGRPHVADALVDLGVVADRTEAFRRFLNPGRPAYVDRYAASLLETMDVVAQAGGVCVIAHPWGRHGPHEPDEATLAELTEAGLAGIEVDHQDHDAHDRERLRAIAGNLGLLVTGSSDYHGMGKRDHDLGCNTTAPEEYARLLELAAAAAQRSGRAAPGVVRP from the coding sequence GTGCGCATCGATCTCCACACCCACTCCGTGGCGAGCGACGGGACCGACACCCCCGCCGCGCTGGTGGAGGCCGCCTCCGCGGCCGGCCTCGACGTCGTCGCGATCACCGACCACGACACCGCGAGCGGCTGGGTCGAGGCCGAGGAGGCCGCCCGGCGGACCGGGATCGAGCTGGTCCGTGGCATGGAGATCAGCACCCGGCACGAGGGTGTCGGCGTGCACCTGCTCGCCTACCTGCCCGACCCCGGCCATCCGGCCCTCGACGAGGCGCTGAGCAAGATCCTCGCCGGACGCAACTCCCGGGTCCCGGCGATGCTGGAGCGGCTGCGCGGGCTGGGCATCGCGATCGAGGCGTCCGACGTACGGCGCGTGGCGCCGGGCACGGCCGCCACGGGCCGTCCCCACGTCGCGGACGCGCTGGTGGACCTGGGCGTGGTGGCCGACCGCACGGAGGCATTCCGCCGGTTCCTGAACCCGGGCCGGCCGGCGTACGTCGACCGCTACGCAGCCTCCCTGCTCGAGACGATGGACGTGGTCGCCCAGGCCGGTGGGGTCTGCGTGATCGCGCATCCGTGGGGGCGCCACGGGCCGCACGAGCCGGACGAGGCGACGCTCGCGGAGCTGACGGAGGCGGGGCTGGCCGGCATCGAGGTCGACCACCAGGACCACGACGCCCACGACCGGGAGCGGCTGCGCGCGATCGCGGGCAACCTCGGCCTGCTGGTCACCGGCTCCAGCGACTACCACGGCATGGGCAAGCGCGACCACGACCTGGGCTGCAACACCACGGCGCCGGAGGAGTACGCCCGGCTGCTCGAGCTGGCGGCCGCCGCCGCGCAGCGGTCGGGTCGCGCGGCGCCCGGCGTGGTGCGCCCGTGA
- a CDS encoding MFS transporter, protein MDLRASRLAVAAAFLSQGLVFISLTTRLPDYQDVWDLSELQISLLLLMIVLLAGVGSVVAERLAQGRDSATLLRVGLGVTAVAVPVLMLAPVVGAFVAGLAAYGVALGIVDATTNMQAVAVEHEYGRPILPSFHGAWTLGGILGASLTLATSRLPVEVGAVAALVPLLVLFGPLLPRVGDPLAAAAGVAGAVPWRPILLVGLGMVLFYMVDTAAQTWGSLYLDNVIDTPEDLVALATLPYLVASLALRLGGDRLVAAYGAVAVIRVGAVVSCASLAAVVFAPSWPVAVLGFTVLGAGVAVIAPLSYSAAARIAGEGLDPLTRQARVDAVIGRFNQFNYLGALMGAVLVGAVGQDNLRLGFAVPMILVLALIPLARAFAPAAGAGGARVSPGAR, encoded by the coding sequence GTGGACCTTCGCGCTTCCCGGCTCGCCGTCGCCGCCGCCTTCCTGAGCCAGGGGCTGGTCTTCATCAGCCTGACCACCCGGCTGCCCGACTACCAGGACGTCTGGGACCTCTCCGAGCTGCAGATCTCCCTGCTCCTGCTGATGATCGTGCTTCTCGCCGGGGTCGGCTCGGTCGTCGCGGAGCGGCTCGCACAGGGCCGCGACTCCGCGACGCTGCTGCGGGTCGGCCTGGGGGTGACGGCGGTGGCGGTGCCGGTGCTGATGCTGGCGCCCGTCGTGGGCGCGTTCGTCGCCGGGCTGGCGGCGTACGGCGTGGCGCTGGGGATCGTCGACGCGACCACCAACATGCAGGCGGTGGCCGTGGAGCACGAGTACGGGCGGCCGATCCTGCCGTCGTTCCACGGCGCCTGGACCCTCGGCGGCATCCTCGGCGCGTCGCTGACGCTGGCCACCTCGCGGCTGCCGGTGGAGGTGGGGGCGGTCGCGGCACTGGTGCCGCTGCTGGTGCTCTTCGGGCCGCTGCTGCCCCGCGTCGGCGACCCGCTCGCCGCGGCGGCGGGCGTCGCCGGCGCCGTGCCGTGGCGACCGATCCTGCTGGTCGGGCTCGGGATGGTGCTCTTCTACATGGTCGACACCGCCGCGCAGACCTGGGGCTCGCTCTACCTCGACAACGTCATCGACACCCCCGAGGACCTGGTCGCGCTGGCGACCCTGCCCTACCTGGTCGCGAGCCTGGCGCTGCGCCTGGGCGGCGACCGGCTCGTGGCGGCGTACGGCGCCGTCGCGGTGATCCGGGTCGGCGCGGTGGTGTCATGCGCGTCGCTGGCGGCCGTGGTGTTCGCGCCGTCGTGGCCGGTGGCCGTCCTGGGGTTCACCGTGCTCGGCGCCGGCGTCGCGGTGATCGCGCCGCTGTCCTACTCCGCCGCCGCCCGCATCGCCGGTGAGGGTCTCGACCCCCTCACCCGCCAGGCCCGGGTGGACGCCGTGATCGGTCGCTTCAACCAGTTCAACTACCTCGGCGCGCTCATGGGCGCGGTCCTCGTCGGCGCCGTCGGCCAGGACAACCTGCGACTCGGCTTCGCCGTCCCCATGATCCTCGTCCTCGCCCTGATCCCCCTCGCCCGCGCGTTCGCGCCGGCTGCGGGGGCCGGGGGCGCGCGAGTTTCACCGGGTGCCCGGTGA
- a CDS encoding acyl-CoA dehydrogenase family protein: protein MGRLCETDGLTDDQTEILKAVRQFVEEKILPVATELEHADEYPQEIVDGLKELGIFGLMIPEEYDGLGESLLTYALCVEEIARGWMSVSGVINTHFIVAYMLMKHGTEEQKKKYLPRMATGEVRGSFSMSEPGLGSDVSAIKTKATKGEGGYTIDGQKMWLTNGGTSNLIAVLVKTDEGADSVYKNMTTFLVEKEVGFGETAPGLTIPGKIDKMGYKGVDTTEAIFEGHQIAAEQILGGEPGQGFYQMMDGVEVGRVNVAARACGIANRAFELAIAYAQTRETFGKQIADHQAILFRLAEMATKVEASHAMMVKAARLKDKGERNDVEAGMAKMLAAEYCNEVVQDSFRIHGGYGYSKEYEIERLYREAAFMLIGEGTSDIQKMIIGRSLLKDYKLKA from the coding sequence ATGGGTCGCCTCTGCGAGACCGACGGACTCACCGACGACCAGACCGAGATCCTCAAGGCGGTGCGCCAGTTCGTGGAGGAGAAGATCCTCCCCGTCGCCACCGAGCTCGAGCACGCCGACGAGTACCCGCAGGAGATCGTCGACGGACTCAAGGAGCTGGGGATCTTCGGGCTGATGATCCCCGAGGAGTACGACGGCCTGGGCGAGTCGCTGCTGACCTACGCGCTGTGCGTCGAGGAGATCGCGCGCGGCTGGATGAGCGTCTCCGGTGTGATCAACACCCACTTCATCGTGGCCTACATGCTGATGAAGCACGGCACCGAGGAGCAGAAGAAGAAGTACCTGCCGAGGATGGCGACCGGCGAGGTGCGCGGCTCGTTCTCGATGTCCGAGCCCGGCCTCGGCTCGGACGTCTCGGCGATCAAGACCAAGGCCACCAAGGGCGAGGGTGGCTACACCATCGACGGCCAGAAGATGTGGCTCACCAACGGCGGCACGTCCAACCTGATCGCCGTCCTGGTCAAGACCGACGAGGGCGCCGACAGCGTCTACAAGAACATGACGACGTTCCTGGTGGAGAAGGAGGTCGGCTTCGGCGAGACCGCGCCCGGCCTGACCATCCCCGGCAAGATCGACAAGATGGGCTACAAGGGCGTCGACACCACCGAGGCGATCTTCGAGGGCCACCAGATCGCGGCCGAGCAGATCCTGGGCGGCGAGCCCGGTCAGGGCTTCTACCAGATGATGGACGGCGTCGAGGTCGGCCGCGTCAACGTCGCCGCCCGCGCCTGCGGCATCGCCAACCGGGCCTTCGAGCTCGCGATCGCCTACGCCCAGACCCGTGAGACCTTCGGCAAGCAGATCGCCGATCACCAGGCGATCCTGTTCCGGCTCGCGGAGATGGCGACCAAGGTCGAGGCCTCCCACGCGATGATGGTCAAGGCCGCACGCCTCAAGGACAAGGGCGAGCGCAACGACGTCGAGGCCGGCATGGCCAAGATGCTCGCCGCGGAGTACTGCAACGAGGTCGTCCAGGACTCCTTCCGCATCCACGGCGGCTACGGCTACTCCAAGGAGTACGAGATCGAGCGCCTCTACCGCGAGGCCGCGTTCATGCTCATCGGCGAGGGCACCTCCGACATCCAGAAGATGATCATCGGGCGGTCGCTGCTCAAGGACTACAAGCTGAAGGCCTAG
- a CDS encoding SDR family NAD(P)-dependent oxidoreductase — MSSTALVTGPTAGIGHAFALQLAARGYDLILVARDAERLAAVATEVTERYGVQVEVLPADLGDRAQLGTVEARLSDRSRPVDLLVNNAGFGLKQRFLDNDADTETGMLDVLVTAVLRLTHAALDPMVERGHGGVINVSSVAAFLPRGTYAAAKAWVNSFSEWAAHEYRAQGVSVMTLCPGFTRTEFHERMDVGRGSAPGFLWLDADFLVSKALKDFDKGRIYSIPGAQYRTIVALTKLVPHRALQAYQAMGRR; from the coding sequence ATGTCCTCCACCGCGCTCGTCACCGGGCCCACGGCCGGCATCGGCCACGCCTTCGCCCTCCAGCTCGCCGCCCGCGGCTACGACCTGATCCTGGTGGCTCGCGACGCCGAGCGGCTGGCGGCCGTGGCCACCGAGGTCACCGAGAGGTACGGCGTCCAGGTCGAGGTGCTGCCGGCCGACCTGGGCGACCGCGCCCAGCTGGGCACCGTCGAGGCCCGGCTCTCGGACCGCTCGCGACCGGTCGACCTGCTGGTCAACAACGCCGGCTTCGGGCTCAAGCAGCGTTTCCTCGACAACGACGCCGACACCGAGACCGGGATGCTCGACGTCCTGGTGACGGCCGTGCTGCGGCTGACGCACGCCGCCCTCGACCCGATGGTCGAGCGCGGCCACGGCGGCGTCATCAACGTCTCCAGCGTGGCGGCGTTCCTCCCCCGCGGCACCTACGCGGCGGCGAAGGCCTGGGTCAACAGCTTCAGCGAGTGGGCCGCCCACGAGTACCGCGCCCAGGGGGTGAGCGTGATGACGCTGTGCCCCGGCTTCACCAGGACCGAGTTCCACGAGCGGATGGACGTGGGCCGCGGCTCCGCCCCCGGCTTCTTGTGGCTGGACGCGGACTTCCTGGTCTCCAAGGCGCTCAAGGACTTCGACAAGGGCCGCATCTACTCGATCCCCGGCGCCCAGTACAGGACCATCGTCGCCCTCACCAAGCTCGTCCCCCACCGAGCCCTGCAGGCCTACCAGGCCATGGGCCGCCGCTGA
- a CDS encoding MaoC family dehydratase, translating into MQFGRSYEEFEVGATYKHWPGKTVTEFDDHMFCLLTMNHHPLHLDTNYAESTTQFGKNVVVGNYVYSILLGMSVPDISGKAIANLEIESLRHVAPTFHGDTLYGETTVLDKWESKSKDDRGVVHVETIGYNQDGKVVCIFRRKVMVPKDSYLTERGGEQPGRPVPQPDKNWPGVAAE; encoded by the coding sequence GTGCAGTTCGGTCGAAGCTATGAGGAGTTCGAGGTCGGTGCGACCTACAAGCACTGGCCCGGCAAGACGGTCACCGAGTTCGACGACCACATGTTCTGCCTCCTCACCATGAACCACCACCCCCTGCACCTCGACACGAACTACGCGGAGTCGACCACGCAGTTCGGCAAGAACGTCGTGGTCGGCAACTACGTCTACTCGATCCTGCTCGGTATGTCGGTGCCCGACATCTCCGGCAAGGCGATCGCGAACCTCGAGATCGAGTCGCTGCGCCACGTCGCCCCCACCTTCCACGGCGACACCCTCTACGGCGAGACCACCGTCCTCGACAAGTGGGAGTCGAAGTCCAAGGACGACCGCGGCGTCGTCCACGTCGAGACCATCGGCTACAACCAGGACGGCAAGGTCGTCTGCATCTTCCGCCGCAAGGTCATGGTCCCCAAGGACAGCTACCTCACCGAGCGCGGCGGCGAGCAGCCCGGTCGCCCCGTCCCCCAGCCCGACAAGAACTGGCCGGGCGTCGCGGCTGAGTGA
- a CDS encoding DUF2332 domain-containing protein, whose protein sequence is MDVVEAVRRQGPACAALGSPMYAGLCERLADDLVAGGPTATVLAGHEDDPGPSALALRLLGSVHRLVLERRAGALAAYYPSVGGTWEPEAGWGALRDLLAAEPEAVREWLDRPPQTNEVGRATALMAGLLALPWAHPVRLVEIGSSGGLNLLADRFRYVTPAGALGPADSPVVLDPAWTGLLPRREPPPIVERLGSDVMPVDVRTTEGRLVLTAYVWPDQAHRLERLRGAFALADRTPYEVRRESAHDLVSRLVLAEGTTTVLWHSVMWQYLERDEQDAVRSGIDALGAQATAAAPFAHVYLEPSRRTPDSEHEFLVWLETWPTGERRVLGTSVGHGVPTRLE, encoded by the coding sequence GTGGACGTCGTCGAGGCCGTACGCCGGCAGGGGCCGGCGTGCGCCGCCCTCGGCTCGCCCATGTACGCCGGGCTGTGCGAGCGGCTCGCCGACGACCTGGTGGCGGGTGGGCCGACCGCGACCGTGCTGGCCGGGCACGAGGACGACCCCGGTCCGTCGGCGCTGGCGCTGCGGCTGCTGGGCAGCGTGCACCGGCTGGTGCTGGAGCGCCGGGCGGGCGCGCTGGCGGCGTACTACCCGAGCGTGGGCGGCACCTGGGAGCCCGAGGCCGGCTGGGGAGCGCTGCGCGACCTGCTCGCCGCCGAGCCGGAAGCCGTGCGCGAGTGGCTGGACCGGCCGCCGCAGACCAACGAGGTCGGGCGCGCGACCGCGCTGATGGCCGGGCTGCTCGCGCTGCCCTGGGCGCACCCGGTGCGGCTGGTCGAGATCGGCTCCTCGGGCGGGCTCAACCTGCTGGCCGACCGGTTCCGCTACGTCACGCCCGCCGGTGCTCTGGGGCCGGCGGACTCCCCGGTGGTGCTGGACCCGGCGTGGACCGGACTGCTGCCACGGCGGGAGCCGCCGCCCATCGTGGAGCGCCTGGGCAGCGACGTGATGCCCGTCGACGTGCGGACGACCGAGGGCCGCCTGGTGCTGACCGCCTACGTCTGGCCGGACCAGGCGCACCGGCTCGAGCGGCTGCGCGGCGCCTTCGCGCTCGCCGACCGCACGCCGTACGAGGTGCGGCGCGAGTCGGCCCACGACCTGGTGTCCCGGCTCGTCCTGGCTGAGGGCACCACGACGGTGCTGTGGCACAGCGTCATGTGGCAGTACCTCGAGCGCGACGAGCAGGACGCCGTCCGCTCCGGCATCGACGCGCTGGGGGCCCAGGCCACCGCGGCGGCGCCGTTCGCCCACGTCTACCTGGAGCCGTCGCGCCGGACCCCGGACTCCGAGCACGAGTTCCTGGTCTGGCTCGAGACCTGGCCGACGGGGGAGCGCCGGGTCCTCGGCACCTCGGTCGGGCACGGGGTGCCGACGCGCCTCGAGTGA
- a CDS encoding DUF5302 domain-containing protein yields the protein MTDSSNDDIKAKMRAALDRKNDKEKGVHQDGPTPEKAHGSEVVGGGPKMHRRKAGGGGS from the coding sequence ATGACCGACTCCAGCAACGACGACATCAAGGCCAAGATGCGCGCGGCGCTCGATCGCAAGAACGACAAGGAGAAGGGCGTCCACCAGGACGGGCCGACCCCGGAGAAGGCGCACGGCTCCGAGGTGGTCGGCGGCGGGCCCAAGATGCACCGCCGCAAGGCCGGCGGCGGCGGGTCCTGA
- a CDS encoding CASTOR/POLLUX-related putative ion channel — protein sequence MRTAKAMARSGPGARTAKAPASRLGDRMRYWFDNSMSRGTPALIAWLSVATLLLILVFSVFVTLLGLRPDSDAPDGFLHEMFYSLLHALDPGTIGGDDASSWRFVLTMLALTIAGLFIVSALIGVIAAGIDTKLADLRRGRSIVLEQDHTVILGWSDSIFTIISELTLANESRRKPVIVILADRDKVEMEDDVAAKVPDLRGTRVVCRSGSPMDIDDLALSRHTAARSVILLAPEGSEDPDSEVIKTLLALTHGGEGGPNIVAEIRNPTNLEAARLVGADRTVLLDIRETVAKLVVQTSRQSGAAAVYTELFDYDGDEIYFLERHDLGAATYGDALLAFEKASVIGLIEDGVPTLNPPAGRVIGNRTLIVVAEDDDGLETEGRSLATPDLSALGTALGAPELPTHGVLIGWNERAPIILRELDHYAPAGSTLTVLTSFGTPQVPALESLAVTVVAASSTDRATLEAHIAAGLDQVIVLCYSDHLAVQAADARTLVTLLHVRDILGRLGESTPVVTEMLDDRNRVLAQVAHIDDVVVSGEIVSLLVTQLSEDRRLEAVFGQLLGDEGSEIYLRPAEWYVQPGREVTYATVVAGAAARGETAIGYRSEALAGDDVAGFGVVVNPAKSRTFAVQDGDRVVVLAET from the coding sequence ATGCGGACGGCGAAGGCGATGGCCCGCTCCGGGCCCGGCGCTCGCACGGCCAAGGCGCCGGCCTCGCGGCTCGGCGACCGGATGCGCTACTGGTTCGACAACAGCATGTCGCGCGGCACGCCGGCGCTGATCGCCTGGCTGAGCGTGGCGACACTCCTGCTGATCCTCGTGTTCTCGGTGTTCGTCACGCTGCTCGGGCTGCGACCCGACTCCGACGCCCCCGACGGCTTCCTGCACGAGATGTTCTACAGCCTGCTGCACGCGCTCGACCCCGGGACCATCGGCGGCGACGACGCCAGCTCGTGGCGGTTCGTGCTGACCATGCTGGCGCTGACGATCGCGGGGCTGTTCATCGTGAGCGCGCTGATCGGCGTCATCGCCGCCGGCATCGACACCAAGCTCGCCGACCTGCGCCGCGGCCGCTCGATCGTGCTGGAGCAGGACCACACCGTCATCCTGGGTTGGTCGGACTCGATCTTCACGATCATCAGCGAGCTCACGCTGGCCAACGAGAGCCGCCGCAAGCCGGTGATCGTGATCCTCGCCGACCGCGACAAGGTGGAGATGGAGGACGACGTCGCGGCCAAGGTGCCCGACCTGCGCGGCACCCGGGTGGTGTGCCGCTCCGGCTCGCCGATGGACATCGACGACCTCGCGCTGAGCCGCCACACCGCGGCGCGCTCGGTGATCCTGCTGGCGCCCGAGGGCTCCGAGGACCCCGACAGCGAGGTCATCAAGACCCTGCTCGCGCTGACCCACGGCGGTGAGGGCGGGCCCAACATCGTCGCCGAGATCCGCAACCCGACCAACCTCGAGGCGGCCCGCCTGGTCGGCGCGGACCGCACGGTCCTGCTCGACATCCGCGAGACCGTCGCGAAGCTCGTCGTGCAGACCTCGCGACAGTCGGGTGCCGCCGCGGTCTACACCGAGCTCTTCGACTACGACGGCGACGAGATCTACTTCCTGGAGCGCCACGACCTGGGCGCGGCGACGTACGGCGACGCGCTGCTCGCCTTCGAGAAGGCCTCGGTCATCGGCCTGATCGAGGACGGCGTGCCCACCCTCAACCCGCCCGCCGGCAGGGTGATCGGCAACCGCACGCTGATCGTCGTCGCCGAGGACGACGACGGCCTCGAGACCGAGGGCAGGTCCCTGGCCACGCCCGACCTGTCCGCCCTCGGTACGGCGCTCGGCGCGCCGGAGCTGCCCACGCACGGCGTCCTGATCGGCTGGAACGAGCGCGCGCCGATCATCCTGCGCGAGCTCGACCACTACGCCCCCGCCGGCTCGACGCTGACCGTGCTGACGTCGTTCGGGACGCCGCAGGTGCCGGCGCTGGAGAGCCTCGCGGTCACGGTGGTGGCCGCCTCGTCGACGGACCGGGCCACGCTGGAGGCACACATCGCAGCCGGGCTCGACCAGGTGATCGTGCTCTGCTACTCCGACCACCTCGCGGTCCAGGCGGCCGACGCGCGGACCCTGGTGACACTGCTGCACGTCCGCGACATCCTGGGCAGGCTGGGGGAGTCCACGCCGGTCGTCACCGAGATGCTCGACGACCGCAACCGGGTGCTGGCCCAGGTCGCGCACATCGACGACGTGGTGGTCAGCGGCGAGATCGTCAGCCTGCTGGTCACCCAGCTCTCCGAGGACCGCCGCCTCGAGGCGGTGTTCGGCCAGCTGCTGGGCGACGAGGGCAGCGAGATCTACCTCCGCCCGGCCGAGTGGTACGTCCAGCCCGGCCGCGAGGTCACCTACGCCACCGTCGTGGCGGGCGCCGCGGCGCGCGGCGAGACTGCGATCGGCTACCGCTCGGAGGCGCTCGCCGGGGACGACGTGGCAGGCTTCGGTGTCGTGGTCAACCCCGCCAAGTCCCGCACCTTCGCCGTCCAGGACGGCGACCGCGTCGTCGTGCTCGCGGAGACCTGA
- a CDS encoding MarC family protein, with translation MSAVLDTVLFVEVFVTLFVIMDPVGTVPIFLSLTGGRSPASARRAAWQAVGVSFLVITVFAFFGQQILQYLHISLPALQCAGGLLLLLVALELLTGNEKEPTAQVGTNVALVPLGTPLLAGPGAIVATMLFVERVDSGPTFVAVGLGVILVHASLWAAMRFSLPILKLIRESGVLLVTRIAGLLLSAIAVQLVADAVRAFIAGEG, from the coding sequence GTGAGCGCGGTCCTGGACACCGTCCTATTCGTCGAGGTCTTCGTGACCCTGTTCGTGATCATGGACCCGGTCGGCACGGTGCCGATCTTCCTGTCGCTCACCGGCGGGCGCTCGCCCGCGTCGGCCCGCCGCGCCGCGTGGCAGGCGGTGGGCGTGTCGTTCCTGGTGATCACCGTGTTCGCCTTCTTCGGCCAGCAGATCCTGCAGTACCTGCACATCTCGCTGCCGGCCCTGCAGTGCGCCGGTGGCCTGCTGCTGCTCCTGGTGGCCCTCGAGCTGCTGACGGGCAACGAGAAGGAGCCCACGGCGCAGGTCGGCACCAACGTCGCGCTGGTGCCGCTCGGGACCCCGCTGCTGGCCGGTCCCGGCGCGATCGTGGCCACGATGCTCTTCGTCGAGCGGGTCGACAGCGGGCCGACGTTCGTGGCGGTCGGGCTCGGCGTGATCCTGGTGCACGCCAGCCTCTGGGCGGCGATGCGCTTCTCGCTGCCGATCCTCAAGCTGATCCGCGAGAGCGGCGTCCTGCTCGTCACCCGGATCGCGGGCCTGCTGCTCTCCGCCATCGCCGTCCAGCTCGTGGCCGACGCGGTCCGCGCCTTCATCGCCGGCGAAGGCTGA
- a CDS encoding DUF6758 family protein — MSLSAGCPRCPAPVLHADGRWSCPDHGDVPPLWRPAEPSYDAFVDHLRASDGFPTLTCWPLGPGWSVTDFAVVGEVPQSARATMTCISGTSAHDGPVDVVVVSEEPGTGLGARVAGTRHEDPGGEVGEGPPLVKIRAGGQPVPLWPVSTSGGAAEWDRSVVAGEAGGRWLWLVLRPASAVMMLKPDWVLRDLSTLGPALLEVPFGGPSPAW, encoded by the coding sequence ATGTCCCTGTCCGCGGGGTGTCCCCGCTGCCCCGCACCGGTGCTGCACGCGGACGGCCGCTGGTCCTGCCCCGACCACGGCGACGTGCCGCCCCTGTGGCGACCGGCCGAGCCGTCGTACGACGCCTTCGTCGACCACCTGCGCGCCTCCGACGGGTTCCCGACGCTGACCTGCTGGCCGCTTGGGCCCGGGTGGAGCGTGACCGACTTCGCGGTCGTGGGGGAGGTGCCCCAGAGCGCCCGGGCGACGATGACCTGCATCTCCGGGACCAGCGCGCACGACGGGCCGGTCGACGTGGTGGTGGTGAGCGAGGAGCCCGGCACCGGCCTGGGCGCCCGGGTCGCGGGGACCCGCCACGAGGACCCCGGCGGCGAGGTCGGCGAGGGCCCGCCGCTGGTGAAGATCCGCGCCGGCGGCCAGCCGGTGCCGCTGTGGCCGGTGTCGACCAGCGGCGGCGCCGCGGAGTGGGACCGCTCGGTGGTCGCGGGCGAGGCCGGCGGCCGGTGGCTGTGGCTGGTGCTGCGGCCCGCGTCGGCGGTGATGATGCTCAAGCCCGACTGGGTGCTGCGCGACCTCTCGACCCTGGGCCCCGCCCTGCTCGAGGTGCCGTTCGGAGGTCCCAGCCCGGCGTGGTGA